In Methanothermobacter sp., the genomic stretch GGCAGTGCATCCCCTTGATTGAATAGAACTTCTCAAGTCGTCGCATTATCTCGTATCCATGGATCTTTTCCCTGCTTATCATCCAGAGGATCATTGTTTTTCCGAATCCCCTCATGAAACTCTTTATTATTTTCTCGTCAAACTGTCCCCCCTCTCCAGGGGAGCCATTTTCTGCACACATCAGGACATCTCCAGAAAGTGATATATCAATTTTCTGATATATCATGTTTTATATATACTTTTTGGTGGTAAGATGAAGGTAAAGTTGAGTTAGCACTGAAACAGCTGATCACCACACACTATCAGGTGAAGAGGAATGCCCTTCACATCCAGCCAATGTTCAGGTTCACTGTAGACGCCTTAACACCGCAGGACCCTGCAGATCCAGGCACCTATAAGTATCTTTCATTTTCAGAGGGAATGGAAACACTCATAAGGCCGGCTGAATAGAAAACCAACCGGGATCTATATGAGGCTCGGATTTTCAACCCTGGCACTTTTCATGGAACCAATGGAGAACATCCTGGAGAAAGCAGAGGAGGACGGCTTTCAACTTCTTGAAATACTCTGCGAAGGACCCTACTGGCCCCGGAGGCTCCTTCAAGATGGGGCAGCACTGGAGGTATTTGAATCCTTCGACCTTGAGATACTCCTCCACGCCCCCACAATAGACCTGAACCCCGGCAGCATGAACCAGGGCGTAAGGGAGGAGACAGAAAGACAGATGATTGAGACGGTGGAACTCGCATCAAGGATAGGGGCAACGACCGTAACAACCCACCCGGGTCTTGTGCACAGGAGAGAAGAGAGGATAAGGAACACGGCCCTTAAATTCGCAGCTGAAACACTTAAAAACTGCGTGGCCCATGCAGAGGATTCATCGGTAAAGTTCTCAGTTGAGAACATGCCTGGCAGGTTCTCATACCTCTGCAACAGCCCCCGTGAGCTTGCAGAATTTTCAGAGGAATGCGGATCATATGTGACTGTGGATGTGGGCCATGCAAACACCACAGATTTCCTTGAGGATTTCCTCAGGATGGAGAGAATAGCCCAC encodes the following:
- a CDS encoding sugar phosphate isomerase/epimerase, with the translated sequence MRLGFSTLALFMEPMENILEKAEEDGFQLLEILCEGPYWPRRLLQDGAALEVFESFDLEILLHAPTIDLNPGSMNQGVREETERQMIETVELASRIGATTVTTHPGLVHRREERIRNTALKFAAETLKNCVAHAEDSSVKFSVENMPGRFSYLCNSPRELAEFSEECGSYVTVDVGHANTTDFLEDFLRMERIAHHHLSDNNGERDQHLPLGEGTVDLELLRGIKRGVIELNNYEGVIKSRIILESFY